The following is a genomic window from Spirosoma foliorum.
TACAGATTCCGCCTGCGCTTGTTCGGGTTACAATCCGAAGACTGACAAAATACTGCCCAGGTTGTGCGTAACCGTGGGTAACAGGTTGTGATGATGTTGTTGAGTAAGGGCGGCTACCGTCGCCATAATCAAGCGTATACGTTTCTTTAAGTTTCGGGCAGTTTGGCCCAATCTGAAAGACCGTAGGGGCGTTTACACAAGTATCGGCATAGGTTAACCCTGGACCGCTGGATGGGTCGTTAAAGTTAGCCACTAAGTTAGGCAACCCTAACTGACTCGTTTTGCCCCCGAGTGACTGACCCGATGGGTTAAACACCAAACTATCCAGTAAACCACCATTTGGGTTTTCGATCGTCCCCAGGGATTTACTGCCCTTTATGGCTACGTAAATTCGGCCATCGGGTCCAATCTGAAGGGACCCATATTGCCTGGTTGTACTACTATCGACAACGGTTCTGGAGCTTTTTATCAACGAGTCTGGCTGGCTCAAATCATATTTTAGAAGATAAGATGCTCCTTTCAGACTGCCGTCACTATTGGTATCGGCAAGCATCGTTACGTATAAACTTTTACCGTCGGGCGAAAACTCAACCCCATAGGCCTTAGGTGGAGCCGTACCTAAATCGATGGTTTTATTGAATTTCATTACACCCGTTGAGTCGTTGAAAGTGTATAAATCAACGGAATTTTTGGGTGGCCCCGGAATAACAACCGCCATTGGCCGGTCGCCCTTATTGGCAGCGGTGGTATCGGCTGGGCCTATTTTTATATAGCCTTCTGCATTGGCTAAAGAGTCAATGACTTGCCCACCATTGTACGTAGTTACAACGGGTGACGATGCTTTAGTTAAATGCTGAATGACGAATTGATTCGTCCCGTATTTCCGGGTAATGACCCAGAAGGTTGAATCAGTCTTATTTTCTACGGAGGCTGACTGCTCTGTACTCTGATTCGATATGGGAATATTCTTTTCCACAACAGCACCCTTTCCACCGTTCTGGCGCATATCGACTACACTATACGTTAGTGTTTTCTGGCCACGAATTTCAGAAGTCGTGTACACGTAATATAAATACTCGCAGCCCCGGCAGGTTGGCTTAGGTACAATAATCGCCGACTGCGTGGAGTGTGTATTACCATCTAATGGAATCTGAACGGCATTCGTGTCGCCCGGCACGAGCGATTTGAGAGGTTTGCCGTCTTTACCATAAATCGTTATCCCATCCGTATAAAACAGCAATATGCCTTTGGTATTGGCAATCGATGATGACCCTTCAATGGTACTTAAACTACCATCCGTAATGGGTTTAGGCGTACCTCCACCACTAAAATCCAGACCTGCGTTCTGGCCAAAATACCACTTTACCCCCTGCGATTCTTTCTTTTCTCCACAAACATCGACGTTGATACGATTCTGATAGGAGCAACCATTGGGGCTTATTGCTTCGACCGAATAACAACCGGAGCTATCGACCTGTATGCTTTGCGTTGTATCGCCCTTAGGGTACCATAAATACCGATATCCCGATTGAGTCGCTCCGGCATACGGATCAAGCGTAATTTTTTCTCCCTTACAGATGGTTGTATCGGTACGCCAGTTGGTAAACGATGGGGGTGGGGTACTAACATTTACCTTGGTTGTAGCCGTTTGTGTGGTCCCGTTGATGGTTCGGGTTAAGGTGATGGTGTATAAACCCGCTGTTTGATAAACGTGCTTGGCGATAGAATCGCTGTTTTGCTTGGTAAGTGTGCCGCCATCGCCGAAATCCCAGACCCGTTTTGTCACGCCTGTGCGTATACTATCGGTAAAGGTGAGCGAGTCGGCCCCACATTCCTGATCGGGAATACAGGCCTTACCACTAATTTTTATTTCCTGCGCCCAGGACGTAGTTAGTCCTGCCATAAGGAATAGCACCGCTAGAATTCCAACTACCCGGATATGACTGATAAACCTTGACATGAAGAAACGCTGAATAATAAAGCCACCCTCTCAAATTCACTCCCTCAACATAACAACAGCAGGGGCATTACGTTACTATAAACGATGATGCTTAGTTAAAATTTTATCGACTAACCATCATAAAAGCCCTTAAAATTCGCCTAATTTCATAGATTGTTTTGTTGTTAAATACTTCGTTTGTCTTGATAACGTTGCAACAATAAAGTTGGCCCAGTCTTTGCCTTGATTTAGCTGTTATGCTTAAGAAATACTTACTGACTCTTTTGACGCTGACCCTAAGCCGCATGGTCTTTGCTCAGGACCCTCAGTTTACTCAATTCTATGCGGCACCTATGTACCTCAACCCGGCCTTCGCTGGTTCGGCGCTGGCTCCACGAATTACAGCCAACTATCGAAACCAATGGCCCGCCATTACGAACTACGTAACCACCATGGTTGCCGTAGATCATTTCATTGAAAAATATAACAGTGGTGTCGGGCTGATGATTCAGAGCGACAACCAGGGTCAGGGAAGGATTCAATCTACAGACATTGGGTTGCAATATGCATACCAATTCCAAGTTAGTGAATCATCGTCTGTGCGTTTAGGGTTGCAGGGGTCTTATGTAAATCGGAGTATCAACTATTTTGGCTTGACTACCGGCGACCAATTTACGGATCGAGGTTTTATTACAGGCAGCGTCTCGGGTGATCCTGCCTTGCAGGGTGGTCTACCCACAAACAAATACCTTGATTTTTCGACGGGTGGTCTTTTTTATTCCGACTGGTTCTGGGTCGGCTTGTCGGCGCACCATATTAACCGACCTGCGCAGGGATTCTTTATCAGTGAAAACGAGCGATTGCCAATGAAAACCAGTGTTCAGGCAGGCCTTCGAATTCCGTTGGGGAGTTTCACGGGACTGGCCGATGACCTGGACCGGGAAATTAGTTTATCGCCTGTGATTATGTATAAGCATCAGGGCAAATACGATCAGTTAGACATTGGTGCTTATCTGACTTATTCGCCGTTAACGATCGGTGCCTATTATCGCGGTATTCCATTCAAAAAATACGAGCAGACGCTTAATAACCACGATGCCGTGGCGGCTCTGATTGGCTGGCGGATGGAAAAATTCTCTATTGGCTATAGTTACGACGTCACGATCTCAACCCTTGGTAATAGTGGTGGATCGCACGAATTGTCGTTATCTTATATTTTCGACAAGCCCGAAAAGGGACGTCCTGGCGTAAAGCGTCGGGATAAAAAACTGCCCTGCCCGAAATTCTAACGGTAGTTTGTACTATTTAAACCTATAAGGTTTCCAAAACCTTATAGGTTTGTAATCACGATTTTCAATCAGCTTCTTCTTCACGATCACTTTCCTGGTCGTCGTAATATTCTGGCTCATCTTCGCGGTCGAATATATAGGCAAAATGATAGTTGATAATCTTGTCGACCGGATAAAAACGCCGACCAGTTATACGAAACAATTGTCCCGATGTGCCCATTAGGCTATCGCCTACTGCCAATAAGGGAGTAAGCTCGAATAACAGTACAATCGCATCCAGAAACTCTTCGACTTCTAACTGAACAGCTTCGATCCAGGTATCTCCATCTGTGATTTGGTTGACCAGACAGCGTTGCATAAACTCGCCTAGTGTGGCCGTTAGGGTCCATCCATTAGGCGTTTCCCGTTTGGTCTCGGTACAAATCTCCATAATCTTCAAACGGAGCGCATCTTCTGGTTTATTCATATAATTCATTAAGTGGGCAAGTCTGTAGTCGATATTGGGTAGGTTGTAATTGAGCTACGAAATAATAAATCAGTCGACTTTTATCGATAGCTGCCAGACGCTTTAGGCTCAAAACCAATCGATTTTGCGCAACGACGTGCATAAATAGTCAATTTAATCGGGCTTATATAAGAATACCACTCAGTCAATATGTTACTGCATAGATAATTTACTTTCTAATTTGTTAGCGATTGCAATCCTGTAAGTGGGGTTGTGAGCTCTTATGGGTTAGGTTTAAACGCTGACTTTTCTAAGGTCAGCGTTTTTTATGATACCCAGTGGGCTATTAATTTTTATTCGAAAGGCTTTGTTGTTAAGTGATTGTAAAACTGGTAGTTATGGATATTAGGTAATCTAATTGTGAAAAAACAGGCACGCAAAGTATATTTTGCAAGGTTATTCTAAAATTTGGCAGGATTTTAGTTACATCTATTTTGTGAAACTCAACAATGATGGACAATCAAATTAATATAGACCTACTTAAGGAGTACATTAAGACATTAATTGCTTCGGAAGTGGTGTTTCCTGGCACGCTACCCCGTAAATGGGGTAAAGAATTTACCAAAGCCGAACTGGAAGATATTAACCTTGGCCTGAAGATGATACTGCGAATGGCTGACCCCACTGTGGATAAAGCATTGCTTCGGGAGTTCAAAAGGGTAGATGAATCAGGGGAGTATATACACTGGTTTTTGTACAATAACTGGCGAAAAGTTGTCCAGCTAATGGGCGATTACCCTTATTTAACGACTCGTTTCAAAGGCACCTCAGCGCAAGGCTTATCTAGCCAATAGCTGCTAAGCGTTCGGCTCAACAACTACAAAGCCGATCCGCTTGGTACTTACGATATGCACACATCTTTGAGGATAGCGGAGCAGCCCCTATCGGGGTGACCTGCCAATAGTGATCGTACCAGATCCAATAGTGTTAAGCGCCGTAGGTGCGACCTATTTTTCTAATAACCGGCCGCACCCAATTGGTTTTCACTTCTTTATTTTTTCAATCTCACCGGGTTTTAACCCGGTGAGATTGAAAGATGTGCACCTGCCGTTGGTATGTATAAAATTGCAGACAATATCCCTGTTTTTGGTTGTTATTCAGAAGAACTACGTAGAAAACGTATATAGCCTGATAGTTAGTCGTAACATAATCCTTGCGAATACGGTTTACTAGTTCTCATTCTTATAGCAACTTAGTAGGTGGTTAGTTTGCGAAATATAGTTACCAAAATCTGCCGATGGGTGGGCTTATTGGTTGTTGTACCATCGTTTGCCCAAACGCAGGCGACTGAAACTTGGCCAATACAGCCAGGAATTTACTTTCCTGAGGCACCGCTACCCGGTAAATGGCGCAAAGCGGTTGGTGTTGTTTTTACAACTACTCCGCCCGAATTAACGGAGGAGATTCGGGTGAGCGTGCCCGCTATTGATTTCAATGTCCAGCGCGGATTAACCAAGCACCTATTTCTGACTAGCCGATTCCAGACGCAGTTTGTGCAGAGCAATCTGGGCCTGGGCGTGCGTTGGGCCACGCCATTAACGAACCGCTTGTTCTTATCGGCGGGTTATGATGTAACGGGTTGGCTTGGGGCTTTACAGATCAAAGATGTATTTGCTAGTCAGGCTTATGGCGTCGAAACGTTTCCCAATGTTTCGGTTGGGTATAAACTGACGAAAGATCTGCGATTAACGGTAAAGTCGGAAGCTATCATTGACCTCTATTACCGATCGCAGGTGGGCTCACTGGCAGTTGTTTATAACCGACGGACTATCAACGGGGTAGCATTCACCTTTATACTAGAGCAGCCTTTTTATCATCAGCGGCATGTATCGGTAGGGATTCGGGCGGCTTATTCCAATTTCAACTGGCAGCTCTGGTCACTCTTCGACACCTTTGACCGGAACCTGTTCTACCCACAACTTATTTTTGATTTTATCCTGTGAAACGGTCTCATTATCTGCTAATAGGCTTATTATTTCTACTCTTCGACGGTTGCCGAAAGACGTACGAAGCTGTAGTGCCTTATGCGTTTACCAATACGCCCGGATCGGGGCAGTTTGTGCCACCTATACGGCAGGCTCTGGAAGGGGTCTATACAATTTCAAATGGTGCCAGTCAGTTTGGCGATCAGGCCGTTTTAAAATGGACCTATCTGCTCAACGGTTCAGATACTACCCATTATCTGTCTATTTTCATGGGTACTGATGCCACTTATTTTAATCTGGAAGGTAGCCCAGAGGCCGATAGCCTGGTGTTAAAAGGTTACTGGCGTAAGCTAGTGAATGAGTCCATTGGCGAAGCTCGGTTGATTGTACGAGAAAAGCATAATGGAAAGCTACAGCTCTTTAAAGGTAGTTTGATTCCTGGCGACACCCTGGTAGTTGATGGCTTATACGGCGACAAATCAGCTACGCCTACTAATCCGCTTACGCTGACATATAATCGGCCACTTAATCCGAAACCCTTTTCGATCATGGCGCATCGAAGCGGAGGCCGAACGTCGGATTTGCTGCCTGCGTCCGAAAATTCAGTGGAAATTATTAAGCTGGCTTCACGGCTTGGCGCCACAGGAATCGAAGTTGATGTTCGGTTTACGAAAGATGGCGTTCCGGTATTATACCATGACAATACGCTGAATTTGCGGCTCATTCAGAAGAGCGGGCTGGCGGGCCCTCTTGAAGATTATACTTATCAACAACTAAGCACCTTGGTTCGGCTGATCAATGGCGAAAAGATTCCAACGCTGGAGGAGGCACTGGAAACGGTCGTTAATAATACGTCCTTAGATTTTGTCTGGCTCGATACCAAATACATCGGCCCAATGGACAAAGTACAGGCCATTCAACAGAAATACCGGCAAAAGGCATTGGCCCTGGGGCGTAACCTCCGCATTATAATTGGCTTGCCAACTACAGAGGCTGTAGACTCCTATAAAGCCCTGGCTAATAAAGATAATACGCCGATTTTGTGTGAATTGGATACATCCATTACGCGTAGTTTGAACGCCCGTATCTGGGCTCCCCGCTGGACGTTAGGTCCTCAAACAGATGAAGTGCTGGCCATGCAGGCAGAAGGATTAACGGTTTTCGTCTGGACGCTCGATGAACCCGAATTTATCCGGGAGTTTATCAGTCAGAACCATTTCAATGGAATTCTGTCTAACTATTCGCCGGTAGTAGCGTATTATCATTATATCGAACAACAGTAAGCGCATGATTATTCGTTTACAGATACTGGCGGTGCTAACCTTGCTGTTTATCAGTAACGTAACCGCTATAGCCCAATCAAGGATTCGACGTCAGCGGCCACTACCCGTTTTAACCGATTCGACACGCGGGCCTTATACGCTAGTTGTAACGGCGGGGGGCGGGTTGTCTTATTACTCAACCCACCTTGGGGTTCCGGCTGCGCTGGAGCAAACGCATGTCAGCCGGTTTGGGGTGCCGAGCTCACTCCGTGTAATGTGGTATCCCGATCATCGATTACGGATGGGGCTGGAAACCGGTTGGACAACGATGTATAGCTATAAAGGGCAGGTTGCTGGCGATAATGCCCATGTGTATGTATCGGCTATTCCGATTTTGCTGGTATTCTCGATGCCCTTGGCCTGGCTTAGAGGAACCGATAAAAGTCTGGTTCGGCGGCTTGCTATCACGGCCGGAACGGGCCTATATGTGAACCACTCCCGACTCGATTATGACGGAACGGTTTTCAGTAATACCAATAGCCTGGGCTGGATGGCGGCTGCATCGTACACGTATCCAATCGGGCGTAAATTCAGGGTAGCGGGCGAATTAAAATGGTTCGATGCTGTAGCAACGGAAAATGCTGCGTTTACCGCAGAGCTTCAGCTTGTCTGGCGGGCATTTTCCTGGTGAACGAAAGTAAGTGATAATGGCCCGCAGATGGTCATGATTGGTTAGGATAACTTTTTTTATCATAACAGAACCACACTGATCCTAAAAATCAGCGTTCTATTATCGTTATGGAACAAGACTCAGCGAAACGCGAAATTCTATTTTTAAGTGACACGCAGGCGCCCATGTGGGTTGAACGACTGGTGTTACGAACGCATCAGAATACAAAAGCAACACAGGCAATTTTTGATGAAATTATACGGATTCAACCGGCGGTACTTTACTGGCTGGGCGATATTGTTTCGCTGGGTTACCGAAACCGAAAGTGGCGAATCATCGATCAGTTTTTGCTTCAGTGTACAGAAGTAAAAACGGCTGTGTATGCTATTATGGGCAATCATGACGTAATGGGCCGCCCCCGCAAAGGCGCTAAGAATTTTCAGCAGCGCTTTCCCGAGCACAGCCCAACAGGCTATGTAAAAATAACCGACGAAATTGCGGTGGTCATGCTGAATTCCAATTTCAGTACGCTCTCTATTGCTGATTTGGTAGCTCAGCAAACCTGGTACCAACAAACACTGGTGGATCTTGATAATGACCCCGCTGTGAAGGTAGTTATCGTTACCTGTCATCATGCACCTTATTCGAACAGTAAGTTAGTGGGGTCGTCGAAGCTGGTGCAGCAACGGTTTGTTCCGGCCTATGTTCAATCTCAGAAAGCGCGCTTATTTATTACGGGACACTCGCATGCCTTTGAGCGCTATGAATTTGAAGGCAAAACGTTCCTGGTGATCGGCGGTGGTGGTGGACTTCGTCAACCGCTCAATACATCGCCCAGCCGCCTGCCCGATTTGGCGTTAACCTACAAGCCAATGTTTCACTATCTTGCCGTAAAGCGTGAAGGCGAAGGGTTAGTATTGACCTCATACTGCCTGAAAAGTGATTTTTCGGGCTTT
Proteins encoded in this region:
- a CDS encoding T9SS type B sorting domain-containing protein, translated to MAGLTTSWAQEIKISGKACIPDQECGADSLTFTDSIRTGVTKRVWDFGDGGTLTKQNSDSIAKHVYQTAGLYTITLTRTINGTTQTATTKVNVSTPPPSFTNWRTDTTICKGEKITLDPYAGATQSGYRYLWYPKGDTTQSIQVDSSGCYSVEAISPNGCSYQNRINVDVCGEKKESQGVKWYFGQNAGLDFSGGGTPKPITDGSLSTIEGSSSIANTKGILLFYTDGITIYGKDGKPLKSLVPGDTNAVQIPLDGNTHSTQSAIIVPKPTCRGCEYLYYVYTTSEIRGQKTLTYSVVDMRQNGGKGAVVEKNIPISNQSTEQSASVENKTDSTFWVITRKYGTNQFVIQHLTKASSPVVTTYNGGQVIDSLANAEGYIKIGPADTTAANKGDRPMAVVIPGPPKNSVDLYTFNDSTGVMKFNKTIDLGTAPPKAYGVEFSPDGKSLYVTMLADTNSDGSLKGASYLLKYDLSQPDSLIKSSRTVVDSSTTRQYGSLQIGPDGRIYVAIKGSKSLGTIENPNGGLLDSLVFNPSGQSLGGKTSQLGLPNLVANFNDPSSGPGLTYADTCVNAPTVFQIGPNCPKLKETYTLDYGDGSRPYSTTSSQPVTHGYAQPGQYFVSLRIVTRTSAGGICKDTLIKDTLTILATPPDIHLGADTAICNKKGITLDMKVQAKVYVWLVNGAVASRQQTIKLDRPGYYIVVGLAANGECFKSDTIEVQIKPPPSLDLGPDTVFCYRSSINLTVPQQTWTQFQWSNGGNTRTISVSKGGTYTVTAQSTVNGTTCENSDTIRVSELPKLRVAATLTGPTTCTSADGSIQLTPTPAGTYLYTWTRSDGAILTGTGSRQTSLTEGGYKVSVTDSIHTCKADTAFTLKSPANQLALTALVKDALCSVPNSGTINVTVTGGTPASYIWLDRNNNLVTTTPVLGNASPGLYSVQVTDILGCKILKDSIRVGLDSTGFARLGPDTLKCSGIGVILSPLSGDQPGNTYQWSTGSSAPFITVSQPGSYSLILRNTQTGCVGRSNIQVGDRPPPTFSLSDNVALCEGDLEKAQLSANGAPGLRYLWLTRNDTTKTIVVDRAGSYSIRVTDPQGCTATGIARVFNLCEPRVNVPDAFTPNNDGVNDVLQIFTAYTTNYEFRIYNRWGEVIFASDNPEQKWDGTYHGSTYPSMLYPYIITYKSESFPERPQVVKRGSVLLIR
- a CDS encoding PorP/SprF family type IX secretion system membrane protein, which gives rise to MLKKYLLTLLTLTLSRMVFAQDPQFTQFYAAPMYLNPAFAGSALAPRITANYRNQWPAITNYVTTMVAVDHFIEKYNSGVGLMIQSDNQGQGRIQSTDIGLQYAYQFQVSESSSVRLGLQGSYVNRSINYFGLTTGDQFTDRGFITGSVSGDPALQGGLPTNKYLDFSTGGLFYSDWFWVGLSAHHINRPAQGFFISENERLPMKTSVQAGLRIPLGSFTGLADDLDREISLSPVIMYKHQGKYDQLDIGAYLTYSPLTIGAYYRGIPFKKYEQTLNNHDAVAALIGWRMEKFSIGYSYDVTISTLGNSGGSHELSLSYIFDKPEKGRPGVKRRDKKLPCPKF
- a CDS encoding glycerophosphodiester phosphodiesterase; this translates as MKRSHYLLIGLLFLLFDGCRKTYEAVVPYAFTNTPGSGQFVPPIRQALEGVYTISNGASQFGDQAVLKWTYLLNGSDTTHYLSIFMGTDATYFNLEGSPEADSLVLKGYWRKLVNESIGEARLIVREKHNGKLQLFKGSLIPGDTLVVDGLYGDKSATPTNPLTLTYNRPLNPKPFSIMAHRSGGRTSDLLPASENSVEIIKLASRLGATGIEVDVRFTKDGVPVLYHDNTLNLRLIQKSGLAGPLEDYTYQQLSTLVRLINGEKIPTLEEALETVVNNTSLDFVWLDTKYIGPMDKVQAIQQKYRQKALALGRNLRIIIGLPTTEAVDSYKALANKDNTPILCELDTSITRSLNARIWAPRWTLGPQTDEVLAMQAEGLTVFVWTLDEPEFIREFISQNHFNGILSNYSPVVAYYHYIEQQ
- a CDS encoding metallophosphoesterase family protein, producing the protein MEQDSAKREILFLSDTQAPMWVERLVLRTHQNTKATQAIFDEIIRIQPAVLYWLGDIVSLGYRNRKWRIIDQFLLQCTEVKTAVYAIMGNHDVMGRPRKGAKNFQQRFPEHSPTGYVKITDEIAVVMLNSNFSTLSIADLVAQQTWYQQTLVDLDNDPAVKVVIVTCHHAPYSNSKLVGSSKLVQQRFVPAYVQSQKARLFITGHSHAFERYEFEGKTFLVIGGGGGLRQPLNTSPSRLPDLALTYKPMFHYLAVKREGEGLVLTSYCLKSDFSGFSVGYQFEIPAEVSAE